From the genome of Legionella beliardensis:
CCTTGTTGTATACTGATATGCAAACGGTAGGTGCGGTTAAGAATAACCCGCATCGAAGTCTCAGCTATTCACCCATGGAACTTCCCTTAGCACTCCAGCTTGGTGGCTCTGATAAAGAGGCGTTAGTTGCTAGTGCAAAACTTGCTGCTCAATATGGCTATAGTGAAGTAAATCTCAATTTAGGTTGTCCTAGTGACAGGGTTTTATCAGGGCGTATGGGCGCTTGCTTAATGGCCGAAGCTAATCATGTTGCTGATTGCATCAAAGCCATGAAACAAGCTGTGGCAATCCCAGTCACCGCTAAAACGCGGATTGGAATTGATAATCAAGATAGTTATGAATTTTTTGCCTCATTTGCGCATAAGTTAATAGACGCTGGCTGTGATAAATTAATTGTTCATGCTCGAAAAGCATGGCTCCATGGCCTAAGCCCTAAGCAAAATCGCAATATTCCGCCACTGCATTATGACTATGTTTACCGAATTAAAGCAGAATTGCCGCAAATTCCTATTATTATTAATGGCAATATCCTTGATCTTTCGGCAGTTAAGCACCATATGAATTATGTAGATGGTGTTATGTTAGGTCGACTTGCATGTAAAAACCCCTATGCATTAGCAGTAATGCATCAATGGTTTTTTCCCAATGTAGCTGTGCAAACGCGAAGTCAAATTATGGAAGCATATCTTAATTATATCGAACAGCAACATAAGCAAGGGATTAGGTTAAGTAGTTTAATTAAACCAATATTTAATTTTGCTCATGGTTTACCAGAGGCTAAATTCTGGAAAGATAGATTGCTTTTAGCGCAACAAAAGCAGGTAGTTAGTTATTTACAAGAGGCATTTAGGTGGCTTAAAGAAAATGAAAATGCCACAGCAATGACAAGTGAAATAGAGTATAATATTGTGCTAGTTTGACTTAAATTGCACAATTTTGAATTTATAGTTGGCTATTTTTTTTAATTTATTAAAAATAAGTGAAAAAGAGAAACATACATGGCAATTTTACTAGAATTCTAGTAAATTAAGCAGTTTTGATGCGAGACAGTTAGAGGATTATCGAGGCAATGCTAAATACGTTGATTAAAAAGATGTTTGGTAGTCGGAACGAACGTACCTTGCGACGCATGGAAAAAGTAGTCGAATCAATTAATGCATTTGAACCCTCAATGCAAAGTCTATCCGACGAGCAGCTCGCTGCAAAAACCCAAGAATTTAAAGCGCGTTTCAAAGAGGGTGAAACCTTGGATGAAATGTTAGCTGAAGCTTTTGCTGTCACGCGTGAAGTGTCTAAACGCACCTTAGGGCTTAGGCATTTTGATGTGCAGTTAATCGGCGGTATGGTGTTGCATGAAGGTAATATTGCTGAAATGCGCACGGGTGAAGGTAAAACATTGGTAGCAACCTTACCAGCTTATTTAAATGCGATTAGTGGAGCAGGCGTTCATATTGTCACAGTTAATGATTATCTTGCTAAGCGAGACAGTGAATGGATGCGGCCTATTTATGAATTTTTAGGGTTAAAAGTAGGGACTATTTTCCCAGATATGCCACATGCTGAGAAAAAACAAGCTTATGCGGCTGATATTGTCTATGGTACGAATAACGAATTTGGCTTTGATTATTTACGCGATAATATGGCCTTTAGCCTTGAAGACAAGGTACAACGAGAGCTTAATTTTGCCATCGTGGATGAAGTCGACTCTATTCTCATTGATGAAGCCAGAACCCCTTTAATTATTTCAGGAGCAGCTGAGAATAGCTCTGAACTTTATATTAAAGTTAATAAATTAATTCCTCTCCTTAAAAAACAAGAAGTTGAGGGTGATGGTGGTGACTTTACGATTGATGAAAAGCAAAAACAAGCCCACTTAACTGAAGCTGGACACCAACATATTGAAGAATTGCTAGCAGAGCAAGATTTATTAGCACCAGGCGATAGCTTGTATCATGCAAGCAATATTATGTTAATGCATCATGTTAATGCCGCCCTAAAAGCACATGCTATGTTTCATCGGGATATAGATTACATTGTTAAAGATAATCAAGTCATTATTGTCGATGAGCATACTGGCCGTACAATGCAAGGCCGTCGTTGGTCAGAAGGCTTGCATCAAGCAGTAGAGGCTAAAGAAGGCGTTTCTATTCAGCAAGAAAATCAAACGCTCGCCTCTATTACTTTCCAAAATTACTTTAGAATTTATAATAAACTAGCTGGTATGACAGGGACTGCTGACACCGAAGCTTATGAATTTCAACAAATCTATAATCTTGAAGTGGTTGTTATCCCAACTAACAAAACGATGTGTCGTAAAGATGAAGCTGATTTAGTTTATTTAACGCAACAAGATAAATTTCAAGCCATTATTGATGATGTAAAAGACTGCATTACACGCAAGCAGCCTGTTTTAGTTGGTACCACTTCCATTGAGTCATCAGAATTAGTCAGCCATCTATTGAAAAAAGCAGGCATAAAACATCAAGTTCTTAATGCGAAATTTCATGAAAAAGAAGCGCAAATTATTGCTGAGGCAGGCCGCCCAGGGGTGGTAACGATTGCAACAAATATGGCAGGTCGTGGAACAGATATTGTTTTAGGTGGAAGCCTTGCTGCAGAATTGGCTCAATTACCAGCAGACGCAACGCAAGAACAGAAAGATGCGGTTAAGCAAGAATGGGAAAAGAGACATCAAGAGGTTTTAAAAGCCGGTGGGTTAAGAATTGTTGGTTCAGAACGTCACGAATCACGCCGGATTGATAATCAGTTACGAGGACGGGCTGGCCGACAAGGTGACCCGGGAAGTAGCCGTTTTTATTTGTCTCTTGAAGATAATTTAATGCGTATATTTGCTTCTGAGCGCGTAGCTTCTATGATGCGTCGTTTAGGAATGCAGCCTGGTGAACCTATTGAGCATAATTTAGTTACTAAAGCTATCGAGAATGCGCAGCGCAAGCTCGAAGGCCATCATTTTGATGTGCGTAAACAGTTATTGGATTATGATAATGTTGCTAACAACCAGCGTAAGGTTATTTATACTCAGCGTGCGTCAATTATGGCTATGAGTGATCCTAAAGAAGTCGTGGATGCTATGCGTGAAGATGTCATGACTAGCTTGGTTGATAATTTTATTCCGCCCCAAAGCATGGAAGATCAGTGGGATTTACCGGGCTTAACTAAAGCTTTAGCTGAAGATTTTCAAATTAAAGCGGATGTAGTCCAGTGGGCAGAGCAAGATCATCATATTCAACCTGAACAAATACAAGAGCGCATACTTAAATTAAGTAAAGAACATTACGAAGAAAAAGAAAGGCAAGCTGGCAGAGAAGTGCTTGCGCAGTTTGAAAAATCAATTATTCTACAAACAATGGATAACCAGTGGCGCGAGCATTTAGCAGCCATGGATTATTTACGCCAAGGTATTCACTTACGTGGTTATGCACAAAAAGATCCTAAGCAAGAGTATAAGCGCGAAGCATTTTCCTTGTTTTCAGAAATGCTAGAGTCTTTAAAGTACGATTTAATTCGTATTCTAAGCTCAGTGCAAGTACAAAGCGAAGCAGATGTTAATGCGGCTGAAGAGCAACGTCGTGCTGAACAAGTTCATAAAATGACATTCTTGCATGAAGATGATTTAGAAGATGAGAATCAATCAGACTCAGAAGGAAATTTAATCCCATTTCGTCGTCGCGAAGATAAAGTAGGCCGCAATGATCCTTGCCCTTGTGATTCTGGCAAAAAATATAAAAATTGTCATGGTAAATTGGCCTAATGATGAATTTAACATAATTATTATAAATTTACGTGCTGCAAACTCGTTCCTGAGAGTTCAACGAAATTAAAACCCTAAATACCGTGCTTTATGTGCGGTATCTGGGTAGATTGGGCTAAACGAAACGCCGCTCAATGATTAATTGTTAGGTTGCATTATTCTAACCATCTTTACTGGATACCGTGGTCGAGCCACGGTATTTCGAGATCGGATAGTCATTAAAAATCGGGTTGTTTCATTTGACAATGGCACCTGAAGATGCAAAGGCAAGATAAGCTAAAGACAAAGGAATGCCGTATTACCGCAGCTTGACCGCAGTATCCATAGATACATAGGTGGATAAGCTAAAGGCGACTTGATCATGGTATCTGTAGATGCAGAGGCAGATAAATCAAAGACAAAGGAATGCCGCATTACCGCGGCTTGACCGCGGTATCCATAAAGATGTTGAAGATAAATAAATTCCTTTAAATTGCAGGTATTTTATAAAAGAAGTTCACTATGTCGATTAAAGTTGTGGTATGCATCATCATTAATAGTGAAAATCAGGTTCTGATTACAAAAAGACCATTGCATGTGGACCACGGTGGTTTTTGGGAATTTCCTGGCGGCAAAATAGAAAATTCAGAAACTCCTTATAATGCTTTAGTGCGGGAAATAAAAGAAGAAGTTGGTTTGCAAGTTCTGGATGCCCAATATTTAACTGAAATTAATCACGATTATAAATGCAAGCGGGTCACATTATTGGTTTATCGTGTGTTGAGTTTTCAAGGCATACCCAGTTGTCGAGAAAATCAAATTGATTTACGTTGGGTTAATTTGAACGACTTATCTGCTTATTCTTTTCCTGAGGCAAATCAGGCTATCATTAATTTAATTTGTAACTAAACTAAGTTGGCTTAAGCGTCTACTTCAATGGTTATGGTGCGGGCATCAGAAAAACCATGATCATCTACTACCCGCACGATAAATTTACCCGGTTTTGCTTGCCAAAAGTAAGATTCATCAGCGCGCGTTTTAGTTAAAAAAGAATCATTAATAAACCAATATAATGTTTTAATATCTGCATCTGTCACTGCGGAAAATGGAATAGTTGTTTTTTCTAAGGTATTGGCACGTAAAATATAGTGTAAGTCAATTTGAGGCGAAGTAATTTGCGGCTTTAATCCGCCTGCAGCTTTTAAGGCGCATCCGGGTTCAAACACAGGCGGCGTACGACGCTCAATCCCTGCTTGTTTGAAAATAGCAAGTAAATCAGAAGGCCAAAATTCATAAACCTCAAAACGCGTGTTTTCATCAAAATGACAAGTTCTAAGGCCATTTTGTTTATTAATTGCTATTTCACGGTAAATAGTATCAGTCTGAATGGGCGACTTACCCGGAATAAACCATGTTTTTTCAGTATCGTGACAAAAGCGAGTGGGTAGTAAACCTGATGCTTTGCATACATCTGTTTTGACTAAATTTAAGTGAGGTAAGGCATTGGAAAAGGTTGATGGCAAATTAGTTTTTTCATGCTTAATTGCACTAGCTAATTCAAAAAATAAAGGGGCGGCAATGTTTTTACCAACAAAGGCAGGATTACCTTTATTATCAAAATTGCCAATCCAAGTGATTAGAACGTAAGGGCCAAAGACACCTGCTGTCCAAGCGTCACGGTAACCAGATGAGGTGCCTGTTTTCCAAGCAATCATGTCTTGATTCGCTGTATTTTTGGTAAAATTAAAATCAGCTTGTGGTGTATCTTTTAGCATATCCAGTACTAAAAAACTTGCTTCAGGACTTAGTAAACGCTTGCCAGTTTGTTTTGGATCATTTTGTAGCTTGCGCAAAGGATGCCAGAGGCCTTCATTAACTAACATGGCGTATAAGCTGGCTAATTCTTGCATACTTAATTCAGCGCCACCCAACGTTAGTGCTAAACCATAAAAAGATTCTGATTTTAACTGCTGAACATGTGCGGCACTTAGTAGATCGTAGAGGCTAGGGTTAGTAAGTTGGCTTGCTAAGTAAATAGCAGGAATATTACGACTAAGAATTAACGCATCACGCGCCTTAAGAGGCCCCATAAAATCATAATCAAAATTTTCCGGATTATAATTACCAAAGCTGCGTGGCACATCTTTTAAAACCGTACTGGGGTGAATTAATCCTTGATCAAGCGCTAAGCCGTAAACGAAAGGCTTTAATGTTGAGCCAGGGGAGCGCTTTATTTCGGTGCCATTAATCTGACCACTAATCGCATTATTAAAAAAATCAACAGAGCCAATTAAGCTTTTAATACTCATATCGCGCGTATCAACTAACAATACCGAGGCATTATAGACACCAATATGATGCTTACGCTTAATGTAATTTTTGGTAATGCGTTCCAAAATCGTTTGCAGATGGCTATCTAAAGTAGTATTAATTTCTTTGCCCAAGCGCGCTTGGTGCAGTATAGAATTTACAAAATGAGGGGCAATAAAAGGCAGTGAAGCCACAGATTTCATAGCAAGAGGTAAGTCAATAGTTATTTTTTGTTTGCGGTCTTCTGGATGTAGCGCTAGCCAGCGAGCAAATAATTTATTGCGAATTTTTTTTAAATCTTTATTTTGCGGTGTCCGCTTATTCGGGTTTTGCGGCATAACAGCAAGCGTTAAGGCTTCAGGTAAATTAATATTAGCAATAGGCTTATTAAAGTAAATTAAGCTGGCAGCACCAGCCCCTTCAATATTACCGCCATAAGGTGCGAGATTTAAATAGGCTTCTAAAATTTGAGTCTTACTGTAATGCATCTCTAATTGCAGCGCTCGTATAATCTGCATAAACTTTCCAGATAAAGTTTTCGAGTTAATACCAAAACGCAATCGCGCAACCTGCATGGTAATTGTTGATGCACCCATACGACGTGATTTAATTAAATAAGTTTGCCAAGTTGCTTTTATTATTGCGAAAGGGTTGACACCATAGTGGTTGTAAAAATACTGATCTTCTTGTAGTAAGGTTGCAGTAACAAGGTGGGGCGAAATCTTTTTTAAAGGGGTATAAACGCGGTATTTATCGTCGTTATTAAGCGTTAAACGTAATAACTGCTTATGATCATCATAAACGACTGTGGAAAAATTTAGCTTTTCTAATAAGGGTGGCGGTGGAGAAAAAGATAATATGACCCAACTGGCAGTTAAAAAAATAAGGGCAGCCAATATTAATGATGTAAAAAAAATCTTCATAAAGCTTGAATCTAATCTTTTAAAAAAATAAACTGCATAGTAAACTTGGTGTTTTTTTAACCTCAATTCGTCTCTATGCCCCTTTTTAGGTCAGATTATATATGAACGATACGCCTATTGCTAAAAAAAAAAC
Proteins encoded in this window:
- the dusA gene encoding tRNA dihydrouridine(20/20a) synthase DusA → MVNALLSPLSVAPMIDWSYTHFRVLMRLIAPCALLYTDMQTVGAVKNNPHRSLSYSPMELPLALQLGGSDKEALVASAKLAAQYGYSEVNLNLGCPSDRVLSGRMGACLMAEANHVADCIKAMKQAVAIPVTAKTRIGIDNQDSYEFFASFAHKLIDAGCDKLIVHARKAWLHGLSPKQNRNIPPLHYDYVYRIKAELPQIPIIINGNILDLSAVKHHMNYVDGVMLGRLACKNPYALAVMHQWFFPNVAVQTRSQIMEAYLNYIEQQHKQGIRLSSLIKPIFNFAHGLPEAKFWKDRLLLAQQKQVVSYLQEAFRWLKENENATAMTSEIEYNIVLV
- the secA gene encoding preprotein translocase subunit SecA, translating into MLNTLIKKMFGSRNERTLRRMEKVVESINAFEPSMQSLSDEQLAAKTQEFKARFKEGETLDEMLAEAFAVTREVSKRTLGLRHFDVQLIGGMVLHEGNIAEMRTGEGKTLVATLPAYLNAISGAGVHIVTVNDYLAKRDSEWMRPIYEFLGLKVGTIFPDMPHAEKKQAYAADIVYGTNNEFGFDYLRDNMAFSLEDKVQRELNFAIVDEVDSILIDEARTPLIISGAAENSSELYIKVNKLIPLLKKQEVEGDGGDFTIDEKQKQAHLTEAGHQHIEELLAEQDLLAPGDSLYHASNIMLMHHVNAALKAHAMFHRDIDYIVKDNQVIIVDEHTGRTMQGRRWSEGLHQAVEAKEGVSIQQENQTLASITFQNYFRIYNKLAGMTGTADTEAYEFQQIYNLEVVVIPTNKTMCRKDEADLVYLTQQDKFQAIIDDVKDCITRKQPVLVGTTSIESSELVSHLLKKAGIKHQVLNAKFHEKEAQIIAEAGRPGVVTIATNMAGRGTDIVLGGSLAAELAQLPADATQEQKDAVKQEWEKRHQEVLKAGGLRIVGSERHESRRIDNQLRGRAGRQGDPGSSRFYLSLEDNLMRIFASERVASMMRRLGMQPGEPIEHNLVTKAIENAQRKLEGHHFDVRKQLLDYDNVANNQRKVIYTQRASIMAMSDPKEVVDAMREDVMTSLVDNFIPPQSMEDQWDLPGLTKALAEDFQIKADVVQWAEQDHHIQPEQIQERILKLSKEHYEEKERQAGREVLAQFEKSIILQTMDNQWREHLAAMDYLRQGIHLRGYAQKDPKQEYKREAFSLFSEMLESLKYDLIRILSSVQVQSEADVNAAEEQRRAEQVHKMTFLHEDDLEDENQSDSEGNLIPFRRREDKVGRNDPCPCDSGKKYKNCHGKLA
- the mutT gene encoding 8-oxo-dGTP diphosphatase MutT; its protein translation is MSIKVVVCIIINSENQVLITKRPLHVDHGGFWEFPGGKIENSETPYNALVREIKEEVGLQVLDAQYLTEINHDYKCKRVTLLVYRVLSFQGIPSCRENQIDLRWVNLNDLSAYSFPEANQAIINLICN
- the pbpC gene encoding penicillin-binding protein 1C, with translation MKIFFTSLILAALIFLTASWVILSFSPPPPLLEKLNFSTVVYDDHKQLLRLTLNNDDKYRVYTPLKKISPHLVTATLLQEDQYFYNHYGVNPFAIIKATWQTYLIKSRRMGASTITMQVARLRFGINSKTLSGKFMQIIRALQLEMHYSKTQILEAYLNLAPYGGNIEGAGAASLIYFNKPIANINLPEALTLAVMPQNPNKRTPQNKDLKKIRNKLFARWLALHPEDRKQKITIDLPLAMKSVASLPFIAPHFVNSILHQARLGKEINTTLDSHLQTILERITKNYIKRKHHIGVYNASVLLVDTRDMSIKSLIGSVDFFNNAISGQINGTEIKRSPGSTLKPFVYGLALDQGLIHPSTVLKDVPRSFGNYNPENFDYDFMGPLKARDALILSRNIPAIYLASQLTNPSLYDLLSAAHVQQLKSESFYGLALTLGGAELSMQELASLYAMLVNEGLWHPLRKLQNDPKQTGKRLLSPEASFLVLDMLKDTPQADFNFTKNTANQDMIAWKTGTSSGYRDAWTAGVFGPYVLITWIGNFDNKGNPAFVGKNIAAPLFFELASAIKHEKTNLPSTFSNALPHLNLVKTDVCKASGLLPTRFCHDTEKTWFIPGKSPIQTDTIYREIAINKQNGLRTCHFDENTRFEVYEFWPSDLLAIFKQAGIERRTPPVFEPGCALKAAGGLKPQITSPQIDLHYILRANTLEKTTIPFSAVTDADIKTLYWFINDSFLTKTRADESYFWQAKPGKFIVRVVDDHGFSDARTITIEVDA